A region of the Fibrobacter sp. genome:
GAACGTTTTATTTCAACATATATCCATGGATAATTCCACGCAAAATCCGCTATTTATATCAAACGCTCCTGGAAACACTATGCAGGCGTTTCTCGATAATGAACTTTCCAAATGCGAAAAATTCATTATCAGCGTGGCGTTTATTTCTCGCAGCGGTCTTGCTCCATTGAAGCAAACCTTGCTGGAATTGGAAAACAGAAAAGTTCCTGGAAGAATCCTTACAACGGACTATTTGACTTTTACCGAGCCATCAGCACTCAGAGCCTTATCGAAATATTCGAATATTGAACTGAAAATATTTCGTTGCGACAAGAATGTCCGTGGATTTCACACTAAGGGATATTTGTTTTTCAGAGATAAGATAGTCAGCGTTACCATTGGTAGCTCAAATCTTACCGGGAATGCACTTGCTATCAACAAAGAATGGAATGCATGCTACTCTGTTGAAGAAGATGAATCTTTGTGCAAAAATGTCATTAATGACTTTGATGAATTGTGGAATAGTCCCAATGCATTCACAATAACAGATGATATTCTCGACGAATATGCCAGCACATATCAAGAACAGAAACGAATTAGTGCTGAAATTCTGCGTAAAAAGATTGAGCAGAAAAAAGATCAAGTTATAAGTGAATCGCAGCAAATTTCGATAGGGCAAGTTCTACTTGAACCTAATTCAATGCAGTTAGATTTCATTCAGAAGCTAAATGAAATTCGAGCCATGGGCGAACACCGCGCCCTGTTAATTTCAGCGACTGGAACCGGAAAGACATACGCCGCAGCATTTGCTTTAAGGGAGATTAACCCCAAACGCGCTCTTTTCCTAGTTCATCGAGAACAAATCCTGCGAAAAGCCATCGGATCGTTTAAAAATGTATTTGGAGATACAAAAACATTTGGGCTGTATTCTGGAAATGCGAACGAAACAGATCGAGATTATGTATTCGCAACCATGCAGACGATGGCATCACATTTCGAAGATTTTAGGAAGGATGAATTCCAGCTTATCGTTGTTGATGAAGCACATCGAGTCGGAGCCGAAAGTTACCAAAGAATGATGAACTATTTCAATCCCGATTTGTGGATTGGCATGACAGCTTCACCTGATCGTAGCGATAAATTCGATGTTTATGCGGCTTTCGACCATAACATTGCGCACGAAATTCGCTTGCAAGAGGCCATGCGGCTCAATCTTCTTTGTCCGTTCCATTATTACGGCATAACGGATATCTTTGTCGATGGAAAAGAGAAAGAAAAGAGAGATTTTGCAAGGCTTGTCTGTAATGAACGCGTCAACTACATCATTGAAAAGGCTGAATACTTTGACCATAGCGGAAATCGCGTAAAAGGTCTTGCTTTTTGTAGTTCTCTTGAAGAATCGAAGGAACTGTCTAAAAAGTTTAACGAACGCGGATACAAAACAATTGCTTTGTCAGGCGCTGATTCTCAGGATGTTCGCGAACAGGCAGTAAAACGGCTGGAAGATGATAATCGTGATAATGGTCTAGATTACATTTTTACGGTCGACATTTTCAATGAAGGTATTGACATCCCGCAGGTAAATCAGATTTTGATGCTTCGCCCAACGGAATCGCCTATTATTTTCGTACAGCAATTGGGGCGAGGCCTCCGTAAAGCCGAAAATAAAGAGTTTGTGATGATTCTCGATTTTATCGGGAATTACAGCAATAATTACATGATTCCTATTGCTTTGTCGGGTGACAGAACTTATAACAAGGATAATATTCGTCGCTATGTTCGACAGGGCGTTAAAGCGCTGGAAGGGGCTTCTACAATTCATTTTGACGAAATTGCCCGCAAACGGATTTATGAATCCATTGATTCCGCCAA
Encoded here:
- a CDS encoding DUF3427 domain-containing protein, yielding MDNSTQNPLFISNAPGNTMQAFLDNELSKCEKFIISVAFISRSGLAPLKQTLLELENRKVPGRILTTDYLTFTEPSALRALSKYSNIELKIFRCDKNVRGFHTKGYLFFRDKIVSVTIGSSNLTGNALAINKEWNACYSVEEDESLCKNVINDFDELWNSPNAFTITDDILDEYASTYQEQKRISAEILRKKIEQKKDQVISESQQISIGQVLLEPNSMQLDFIQKLNEIRAMGEHRALLISATGTGKTYAAAFALREINPKRALFLVHREQILRKAIGSFKNVFGDTKTFGLYSGNANETDRDYVFATMQTMASHFEDFRKDEFQLIVVDEAHRVGAESYQRMMNYFNPDLWIGMTASPDRSDKFDVYAAFDHNIAHEIRLQEAMRLNLLCPFHYYGITDIFVDGKEKEKRDFARLVCNERVNYIIEKAEYFDHSGNRVKGLAFCSSLEESKELSKKFNERGYKTIALSGADSQDVREQAVKRLEDDNRDNGLDYIFTVDIFNEGIDIPQVNQILMLRPTESPIIFVQQLGRGLRKAENKEFVMILDFIGNYSNNYMIPIALSGDRTYNKDNIRRYVRQGVKALEGASTIHFDEIARKRIYESIDSANFSEMKLIKECYKNLKYKLGRIPNLMDYEEYGEIDVMRIFENASLGSYHKFLTKVEKDEYSIKFGPIEEKYLEYVSTKFANGKRLHELLILKAILENQSSNDLWKQIEIVLNEKGVSFNSNTKQNVFNLLRGSFATGAAKETYSKVIFVEKTDDAFIASPHFTNLLKNEEFRKQISEVVDFGIFRNERYFGSRYKDTSFNLYAKYTYDDVCRLLDWEKGEVPLNIGGYKYDQKTKTFPIFVNYDKDESVKITQRYEDSFIDEQTMFWVSKSGRSMSSSDVQSALNADSLGIKLDLFVRKNKDDKMSKEFYYLGRLHATGDAQEFVMPDTDKTAVKITYTLETRVRQDIYDYLVG